Proteins encoded in a region of the Nitrospira sp. genome:
- a CDS encoding DUF4062 domain-containing protein — protein MAQPVGPSRNRSIRIFISSTFRDMVEEREQLMPHTWPALRQFCRERQVEFVEVDLRWGIPEAQSMRHETLTLCLNEIQACRPYFIGLVGERYGWVPGPEAITADLREEQPWRADFTDKSITELEILHGVLNNPDMAGRAFFYFREPAYARERGSDCLPESAEAAAQQANLKAAIRKACAAHQIPLRENYPDPRRLGELMVEDLQAVIEADYPKEATPDALTREAREHEAFAEIRRRTYIGRPDYFETLDRHARGDSGPLVLLGDSGGGKSALLANWVGRWREQHPQDLIIQHYIGSTPDSADHWRLMRRLIEEIKRWTDDPEEVSHSHVDLLKTFPVWLAKGRSKAEREHVRCILVLDALNQLADQDRARLLGWLPAHAFTGPLRLMTSTLPGETLHAAGSRGWAMPKVEPLTKEERHRMITAYLKRFSKQLDHPRIERLADADAAAPATANPLYLKILLDELRVAGTHERLDERLREYLAAPDIPALLTLVLAC, from the coding sequence GTGGCTCAGCCGGTCGGTCCTTCCCGCAACCGCTCCATCCGCATCTTCATTTCTTCTACATTTCGGGACATGGTGGAAGAGCGGGAGCAATTGATGCCGCACACCTGGCCCGCGCTCCGACAGTTCTGTCGGGAGCGCCAGGTGGAGTTCGTCGAGGTGGACCTCCGCTGGGGCATTCCCGAAGCGCAGAGTATGAGACATGAGACCCTTACGCTCTGCCTGAACGAAATCCAGGCCTGCCGGCCCTATTTCATCGGCCTGGTCGGCGAACGCTACGGCTGGGTGCCGGGCCCGGAGGCAATCACGGCCGATCTTAGAGAAGAGCAGCCCTGGCGCGCCGACTTCACGGACAAGAGCATCACCGAACTCGAAATTCTCCACGGCGTGCTGAACAATCCTGACATGGCCGGGCGCGCCTTTTTCTATTTTCGCGAACCGGCGTATGCCCGGGAGCGAGGTTCGGACTGTCTGCCCGAAAGCGCCGAAGCAGCCGCTCAGCAAGCCAACCTCAAGGCCGCCATCCGGAAGGCCTGCGCCGCGCACCAGATCCCGCTACGGGAGAACTATCCCGATCCTCGGCGGTTAGGGGAATTGATGGTGGAGGATCTCCAGGCCGTCATCGAAGCCGACTACCCAAAGGAAGCCACCCCCGATGCCCTCACCCGCGAGGCGCGGGAACACGAGGCCTTTGCCGAAATCCGTCGCCGCACCTACATTGGACGACCGGACTATTTCGAGACGCTCGACCGCCATGCGAGGGGCGACAGCGGGCCGCTTGTCCTATTGGGCGACTCCGGCGGAGGCAAGTCCGCGCTACTGGCCAACTGGGTGGGGCGCTGGCGAGAGCAGCATCCTCAGGATCTCATCATCCAGCATTACATCGGCAGCACGCCCGACAGTGCCGACCATTGGCGGCTCATGCGCCGCCTCATCGAAGAGATCAAACGCTGGACCGATGATCCAGAAGAAGTCTCCCATTCGCACGTCGACCTGCTCAAGACCTTCCCGGTTTGGCTCGCCAAGGGTCGGAGTAAGGCCGAGCGCGAGCACGTCCGCTGCATCCTCGTCTTGGACGCGCTTAATCAACTGGCGGACCAGGATCGAGCGCGGCTCCTCGGTTGGCTCCCGGCGCATGCCTTCACCGGTCCGCTCCGATTGATGACCTCGACCTTGCCGGGAGAAACGCTCCACGCGGCGGGATCGCGAGGGTGGGCCATGCCCAAAGTCGAACCGCTGACTAAAGAAGAACGCCACCGCATGATCACGGCCTATCTGAAACGCTTCAGCAAGCAGCTGGATCATCCGCGCATCGAACGTTTGGCCGACGCGGATGCCGCCGCACCCGCCACAGCCAATCCGCTCTATCTCAAGATCCTCCTGGATGAACTCCGCGTCGCCGGTACCCATGAGCGGCTCGATGAACGACTGCGCGAATATCTCGCCGCGCCCGATATTCCGGCCTTGCTCACGCTCGTGTTGGCCTGCTAA
- a CDS encoding tetratricopeptide repeat protein — translation MAYWVGLKEERTMGAPYLGSFDHWAGHTDLGPERLSFVANQLAHFLAVAALHHEAEPLMRRALTIAERSSGTEHPYVAIRLNNLAQLLQATNRLAEAKPLMRRVVTILLKVGQTPDLHYPHLPAAINYYAGLLEAMGHSPQEVLATVNAIAQPYGISSGKQA, via the coding sequence ATGGCCTACTGGGTGGGATTGAAGGAAGAACGGACGATGGGAGCGCCGTACCTGGGCTCCTTTGATCACTGGGCTGGGCATACCGATCTGGGGCCAGAACGGCTCTCATTTGTCGCAAACCAGTTGGCGCATTTTCTAGCCGTTGCGGCCCTGCACCACGAGGCGGAGCCCCTGATGCGCCGAGCCTTGACCATCGCTGAGCGGAGCTCTGGAACGGAGCATCCCTACGTGGCCATCCGACTCAACAACCTGGCGCAGCTGCTCCAGGCCACGAATCGGCTCGCGGAGGCGAAGCCGTTGATGCGGCGAGTCGTGACAATATTACTGAAGGTCGGCCAAACCCCCGACCTTCATTATCCGCATCTTCCGGCGGCCATCAACTACTATGCCGGTCTGCTTGAGGCGATGGGCCACAGCCCCCAAGAGGTTCTGGCCACAGTCAATGCCATCGCCCAGCCCTACGGGATTTCATCAGGCAAGCAAGCGTAA
- a CDS encoding NUDIX hydrolase, translating to MNYCSHCGASVTHKIPLGDTLPRHVCDRCERIHYHNPKIVAGCIPEWEDQILLCRRAIEPRLGLWTFPAGFMELGESTEQAAVRETVEEAHADVTITGLYAVLSLPNIGQVYLVFRGRMNRPVFRAGPESLDVRLFPLSDIPWETMAFPVVSEALRRYVADAKSGEFRLHLDSLPDKPVF from the coding sequence ATGAACTACTGCAGCCACTGTGGCGCATCGGTCACGCATAAAATTCCCCTCGGAGACACTCTGCCCAGGCACGTGTGCGACCGGTGCGAGCGCATTCATTATCACAACCCCAAAATCGTCGCAGGCTGTATTCCGGAATGGGAAGATCAAATTCTCTTATGCCGTCGCGCCATTGAGCCTCGTCTAGGGCTCTGGACGTTTCCGGCTGGATTCATGGAGCTCGGCGAAAGTACGGAACAAGCGGCGGTGCGCGAAACCGTGGAAGAGGCGCATGCAGATGTCACCATTACCGGGCTCTATGCCGTGCTGAGTCTACCCAATATCGGACAGGTCTACCTGGTGTTTCGTGGCCGAATGAACAGGCCGGTGTTTCGGGCGGGACCGGAAAGCTTGGATGTCCGATTGTTTCCTCTCTCAGACATTCCATGGGAGACAATGGCCTTCCCCGTGGTCAGCGAAGCCCTCAGGCGCTACGTGGCCGATGCGAAAAGCGGAGAGTTTCGGCTCCATCTCGACAGCCTACCGGACAAACCGGTGTTCTAA
- a CDS encoding DUF6516 family protein yields the protein MRIESYFQRIREILDTCPFIQSSELTFDQRSSHEGFLRGNLYFRDGSLLHLREFIDAETSVERLTYVFQYMDQTGKLVFRYDNTRHQRDRHLLTYPHHKHEGEENRIVASSPQDLAAVLKQIEGLIRLP from the coding sequence TTGCGAATTGAATCCTACTTCCAACGCATCCGCGAGATTCTCGATACCTGTCCATTCATCCAATCCTCCGAACTGACATTCGACCAACGAAGCAGCCACGAAGGATTTCTTCGCGGGAATCTGTACTTTCGCGACGGGTCCCTCCTCCACCTTCGAGAGTTCATCGACGCCGAGACTTCCGTTGAGCGACTGACGTACGTCTTTCAGTACATGGATCAGACCGGCAAACTGGTGTTTCGCTATGACAATACCCGACACCAGCGAGATAGGCACCTGCTGACGTACCCTCATCACAAACATGAGGGGGAAGAAAACCGGATTGTCGCCTCCTCCCCTCAAGACCTGGCCGCTGTTCTCAAGCAGATCGAGGGTTTGATTCGGCTTCCCTAA
- the lon gene encoding endopeptidase La yields the protein MENNSLLSTLPILPVKRTVLFPGVMMPLTVGRERSVAAVNAAMKTEEKIIVVVAQRDPQTEEPELADLYSIGTKATVKQIGQSSEGSIHALVQGLDRVVLLKEEQSTPYSIVRVRSLGRPTDDGPEVQALHRTIQELVADLPRLIQAPGIQEVGAVLSNEDDSVALAYRIASLVNLDVVEEQRLLESSSTLDLLRSLYTALSKEIQILQLREKIAKDAQTKIGKNQREYILREQLKAIQDELGEGEGEENEAARLKKQIAEADLPEPIRKEVEREAARLSKVPPTSPDHQVLRTYLELVLELPWKKASEEHLNLSTVRQVLEEDHYGIKEVKERIVEHLAVLKLNPKAKAPILCLVGPPGVGKTSLGQSIARAMGRKFERFSLGGVHDEAELRGHRRTYVGSLPGRIIQAIRRAGVNNPVLMLDEVDKLGRDFRGDPASALLEILDPAQNHTFRDHYLDLPFDLSKVFFITTANTLDTISQPLLDRMEVIRLQGYSEREKAEIARRYLWPRRLKEAGIEGSQAVLTDEVLNLVISRYTREAGVRQLEQMLGRLTRKVALTFADLPEDQERQPVAIRTDLLGEWLGSERFMPEEARKNLPPGVATGLAWTPTGGDVLYIETTLLPGSHELTLTGQLGDVMQESARAARSYLWSHAESMGLDISRFKRNGIHIHVPSGAIPKDGPSAGITMATALASAYEGKAVRSDTAMTGEISLSGLVLPVGGIKEKVLAAHRAGIKRIILPKANEKDLKDVPQEVRDHLTFILTERIEEVLPAAFNSDSKYGPAGSGSEPVAFLGAAGNAQDS from the coding sequence ATGGAAAATAATAGTCTGTTGTCGACATTGCCGATACTCCCCGTCAAACGGACGGTGTTGTTTCCAGGGGTGATGATGCCACTGACGGTCGGGCGAGAGCGGTCCGTCGCTGCGGTCAACGCCGCCATGAAGACCGAAGAGAAGATCATTGTCGTGGTCGCGCAGCGGGATCCTCAAACTGAAGAACCCGAGCTGGCCGATTTGTATTCCATCGGCACGAAGGCGACCGTCAAACAAATCGGTCAGTCGTCCGAAGGATCGATCCATGCGCTGGTTCAAGGGCTGGATCGCGTCGTGCTGCTGAAAGAAGAACAGTCCACCCCCTACTCCATCGTGCGTGTCCGTTCTTTGGGGCGTCCTACGGACGACGGACCGGAAGTCCAAGCGCTTCACCGAACCATCCAGGAACTCGTAGCCGACTTACCGAGACTGATCCAAGCTCCCGGCATCCAGGAAGTCGGCGCGGTGCTGAGCAACGAGGATGATTCCGTGGCGCTTGCCTATCGCATCGCTTCGCTCGTCAATCTTGACGTGGTGGAAGAACAGCGCTTGCTCGAAAGTTCTTCGACATTGGACCTTCTTCGCAGCCTCTACACCGCGCTGTCGAAGGAAATCCAAATACTGCAGTTGCGTGAAAAGATCGCCAAGGATGCGCAGACCAAAATCGGCAAGAATCAAAGAGAGTACATCCTGCGCGAACAACTGAAAGCGATCCAGGACGAGCTTGGCGAAGGCGAGGGCGAGGAGAACGAGGCCGCTCGGTTGAAAAAGCAGATCGCTGAAGCCGACTTACCCGAGCCTATTCGCAAGGAAGTCGAACGCGAAGCCGCTCGGTTGAGCAAGGTACCGCCGACGTCGCCCGACCATCAGGTCCTTCGGACCTACCTTGAGCTGGTTCTCGAACTCCCGTGGAAGAAGGCATCCGAAGAACATTTGAATCTTTCAACGGTCCGGCAGGTGTTGGAAGAAGACCACTATGGGATCAAGGAAGTGAAAGAACGCATCGTCGAACACCTGGCGGTCTTGAAGCTCAACCCGAAGGCGAAAGCCCCCATTCTCTGCCTCGTCGGTCCTCCCGGCGTCGGTAAAACAAGCTTGGGGCAATCGATTGCGAGGGCGATGGGCCGGAAGTTCGAACGATTCAGCCTCGGCGGCGTCCATGATGAAGCAGAACTGCGCGGCCATCGCCGCACGTACGTCGGTTCTCTGCCAGGCCGCATCATTCAGGCCATCCGTCGGGCCGGAGTCAACAATCCGGTCCTGATGCTTGACGAAGTAGACAAGTTGGGGCGTGATTTCCGTGGCGATCCCGCTTCGGCGCTGTTGGAAATCCTGGATCCGGCACAGAATCACACATTCCGTGACCATTACCTGGATCTTCCGTTTGATCTGTCGAAGGTGTTCTTTATCACCACCGCCAACACCCTCGATACGATCAGCCAACCCTTGTTGGATCGGATGGAAGTGATTCGCCTGCAGGGTTACAGCGAGCGTGAGAAGGCCGAAATTGCCCGACGCTATCTGTGGCCGAGACGGCTCAAAGAAGCCGGCATCGAGGGTAGCCAAGCAGTGCTCACGGACGAGGTGCTGAATCTCGTTATCTCGCGCTACACCCGTGAGGCCGGCGTGCGCCAGCTCGAACAGATGCTGGGACGGTTGACCAGAAAAGTAGCCTTGACGTTCGCCGACCTTCCGGAAGATCAGGAGCGACAGCCCGTCGCCATTCGGACAGACCTTCTCGGCGAGTGGTTAGGCTCCGAACGGTTCATGCCGGAAGAGGCACGAAAGAATCTGCCGCCCGGCGTCGCAACCGGCCTGGCCTGGACCCCGACCGGAGGCGATGTGCTCTATATCGAAACAACCTTGCTGCCAGGCAGCCATGAGTTGACTCTGACGGGCCAGTTGGGCGACGTCATGCAGGAATCCGCGCGTGCAGCCAGGAGCTATCTTTGGTCGCATGCTGAAAGCATGGGTTTGGACATTTCCCGATTTAAACGGAACGGGATCCATATTCACGTCCCTTCCGGAGCCATTCCGAAAGACGGTCCATCGGCCGGTATCACAATGGCGACTGCACTGGCGTCCGCCTACGAGGGCAAAGCCGTGCGGAGCGACACGGCCATGACAGGGGAAATCAGCTTGAGCGGACTCGTCTTGCCGGTGGGCGGCATCAAAGAAAAAGTGCTGGCGGCCCATCGTGCTGGAATCAAACGGATCATTCTGCCGAAGGCCAATGAGAAAGATCTCAAGGATGTCCCGCAAGAAGTTCGTGACCACCTCACTTTCATCCTGACCGAACGGATTGAAGAGGTGCTGCCCGCGGCCTTTAATTCGGACTCGAAGTACGGGCCGGCCGGAAGCGGGAGTGAGCCTGTGGCGTTTCTCGGTGCCGCAGGGAATGCTCAAGACTCATAA